From the Dehalobacter sp. genome, one window contains:
- a CDS encoding manganese catalase family protein has protein sequence MFKHDKQLLKDVRVDGPNPNYASLMLDQLGGPHGELKAALQYLSQSYRIKDEKIKDLFMDIASEELSHMEMVAQTVNLLNGHTLEAMNTSVGTVESHVIGGLAPMLTNASGYPWTGAYIECTGDLAADLLSDISAETRAKVVYEYLYRQINDKGVRETIDFLLNREEAHNTLFREAFNMLQNTGSLQDWGVTQDSKVYFDLSTPGKYFNELKDPQAPRFNTPDQRH, from the coding sequence TTGTTCAAACATGATAAGCAGCTACTGAAAGATGTACGCGTCGACGGTCCTAATCCAAATTATGCATCTTTAATGTTAGATCAATTAGGCGGACCGCATGGTGAACTCAAAGCAGCTTTACAGTATCTGTCTCAAAGTTATCGCATTAAAGATGAAAAGATTAAGGATCTTTTCATGGATATTGCTTCAGAAGAATTGAGTCATATGGAAATGGTCGCCCAGACAGTCAATCTATTAAACGGCCACACGCTTGAGGCCATGAATACTTCTGTTGGTACCGTGGAATCACATGTCATCGGCGGACTTGCCCCCATGTTAACCAATGCTTCCGGTTATCCATGGACCGGAGCATATATCGAATGTACCGGCGATCTCGCTGCAGATTTGCTGTCAGATATATCGGCTGAAACAAGGGCAAAAGTAGTTTATGAATATCTCTACCGCCAGATTAACGATAAAGGGGTAAGAGAAACGATTGACTTCCTTTTAAATAGGGAAGAAGCACATAACACGCTTTTCCGGGAAGCATTCAATATGCTCCAGAATACAGGCTCACTTCAGGACTGGGGAGTTACCCAGGATTCCAAGGTATACTTTGATCTCTCAACACCTGGAAAGTACTTCAATGAACTTAAAGACCCCCAAGCGCCAAGATTCAATACTCCTGATCAACGCCACTAG
- a CDS encoding NUDIX hydrolase codes for MPSLYPEFKFCPVCSAALEYKLIEDKKRQSCPACDYIHWGEYSLGVGGLLLQDDKVLLVQRAHNPGKGRWTIPGGYVEQNEKIAQAVVREVREETGILSKPVSILAVRDYPEDIPNVKHNIYIVFFLRGLGGQLKHDPVEVIQAGFYSLEDCRNLPIAPMSLEVITKAIEHTGKENPFPGLIHKEGVPVFGALSELFTLI; via the coding sequence ATGCCGTCTCTTTATCCGGAATTTAAGTTTTGTCCCGTGTGTTCTGCCGCACTGGAGTATAAACTAATTGAAGACAAAAAGAGGCAAAGCTGCCCGGCCTGTGACTATATCCACTGGGGGGAATACTCCCTGGGCGTAGGCGGTCTTTTGCTTCAAGACGACAAAGTACTCCTCGTCCAAAGAGCGCATAACCCCGGTAAAGGAAGATGGACCATTCCCGGCGGCTATGTAGAACAGAATGAAAAAATTGCCCAAGCGGTTGTCAGGGAAGTCCGTGAGGAAACCGGTATCCTATCGAAGCCTGTAAGCATTCTGGCAGTCCGCGATTACCCTGAAGATATCCCGAACGTGAAACACAATATTTATATTGTCTTCTTTCTTCGCGGTCTGGGCGGTCAATTAAAACATGATCCGGTCGAGGTAATCCAGGCCGGTTTCTACTCGCTCGAAGATTGTCGTAATTTACCTATCGCCCCGATGAGTCTTGAAGTGATCACAAAAGCAATCGAACACACCGGAAAAGAAAATCCTTTCCCAGGACTAATTCACAAAGAAGGAGTCCCTGTATTCGGTGCGCTTTCCGAACTATTCACTTTAATCTAA
- a CDS encoding CtsR family transcriptional regulator — protein MTMSNLADRIEEYLKKIIEQAEVGYIVLQRGYLADFFSCAPSQINYVLTTRFTAERGYLVESRRGGGGYLRIVRLGLDPEGKFQRLMSELIGDDLSQDRANNLVDRLREEDLFTKREAILVKTIFADRLLVGVTNLPSTLRARMMKEILANMCRDDVND, from the coding sequence ATGACGATGAGTAATTTGGCGGACAGAATCGAGGAGTACCTCAAAAAGATTATAGAGCAGGCCGAAGTTGGGTACATTGTCTTGCAAAGAGGTTATCTTGCTGATTTCTTTTCATGTGCTCCTTCCCAGATTAACTATGTTCTTACAACGAGGTTTACTGCAGAACGCGGCTATCTTGTTGAAAGCAGAAGAGGCGGCGGCGGTTATTTAAGGATTGTTAGGCTGGGACTTGATCCTGAGGGTAAATTCCAGAGACTCATGTCGGAACTCATCGGGGATGACCTTTCCCAGGATCGGGCCAACAATCTTGTGGACAGACTCAGAGAAGAAGATCTGTTCACCAAAAGAGAAGCAATCTTGGTAAAAACGATTTTTGCCGACCGGCTTTTGGTTGGAGTGACGAATTTGCCTTCTACGCTTAGGGCCCGTATGATGAAAGAAATACTGGCGAATATGTGCCGGGACGATGTTAATGATTGA
- a CDS encoding UvrB/UvrC motif-containing protein, which yields MLCQNCQQREAVVHLTKIINGQAAQLHLCQECAQKAPGTGFNLYPGMVSDFLQALFGVNPAGQYDQTIVDSQPGKCPGCGRTFSQIQQAGKMGCSRCYDEFEPQMEMLLRRIHGRGMHVGKVPVRRGASFRNKQEIVKLKEQLLELVKAEKFEEAAILRDRIKEMENTVGGESK from the coding sequence ATGCTTTGTCAGAACTGTCAACAACGGGAGGCTGTGGTTCATCTGACCAAAATCATTAATGGACAGGCGGCGCAGCTTCATCTTTGCCAGGAATGTGCGCAGAAAGCGCCTGGTACCGGCTTCAATCTCTACCCTGGAATGGTATCGGATTTTTTACAGGCATTATTTGGGGTAAATCCGGCAGGACAGTATGATCAGACGATCGTAGACAGCCAGCCCGGAAAATGTCCCGGGTGCGGAAGAACTTTTTCCCAGATACAGCAAGCCGGGAAAATGGGCTGTAGCAGATGTTACGATGAATTCGAGCCCCAAATGGAAATGCTCCTGCGCCGGATCCATGGAAGAGGGATGCATGTCGGGAAAGTGCCGGTAAGACGAGGCGCTTCGTTCCGAAACAAACAGGAAATAGTCAAATTGAAAGAACAACTCTTGGAGCTAGTAAAAGCAGAAAAGTTTGAAGAGGCAGCTATATTAAGAGACCGGATTAAAGAAATGGAGAATACTGTCGGAGGTGAGAGCAAATGA
- a CDS encoding thioredoxin domain-containing protein, with amino-acid sequence MNEVHGNANRLAGEKSPYLLQHALNPVDWFPWGEEAFQKAKEENKPVFLSIGYSTCHWCHVMERESFEDKEVAAILNRSYIPVKVDREERPDIDQLYMTYCQVMTGAGGWPLTVLMTPDKQPFFAGTYFPKHSHYGRPGLMDILSQVGQLWQTEKDKVIQTAAELYETVTRHYHGDKNATSAVPKNKQTLPFTEKEKDSGDIAIWGKTLLGKGYELLENKFDSKYGGFGSAPKFPAPHNLGFLLRYSMEEPQSKALAMVEKTLDSMADGGIFDHIGFGFARYSTDRYWLVPHFEKMLYDNAGLARVCLEAFQRTKNQKYRRVAQNIFRYILRDMTSAEGGFYSAEDADSEGEEGKYYLWSKDEIRKTLQDGIESLQKERELKNGFKPLSKQKEEVADIYCDAYGITDEGNYEGKNIPSRIFHVGVGDLASRYSLTGDELDEMLDICNTILFSAREKRVHPAKDDKILVSWNGLMIGALAKGVQVLSGDLSWENDKKSLLLTAENAAGFIRDKMFDSRGRLLARYREGEAGIPGYLDDYAFLVHGLLELYTACGKTEYLEQAIFLQEEQEKLFRDETNGGYYFTGCDAEELLLRPKEIYDGAMPSGNSMSACNLVRLWRLTGLSKWQERAEKQINSFRTTVEDYPPGYTAFLQAIQYALNQGEELVLSGSSANQTLEKMQTVIFKDFHPYAAVAYNDGSLGQLIPRMDDYPVGRDLSVYVCRDFACREPVNTPEELAKILSE; translated from the coding sequence ATGAACGAAGTACACGGAAACGCAAACAGATTGGCAGGGGAAAAATCGCCATACCTGTTGCAACATGCATTGAATCCAGTGGATTGGTTCCCCTGGGGTGAAGAGGCCTTCCAAAAAGCCAAAGAGGAAAACAAGCCGGTATTCTTAAGCATCGGCTATTCCACATGTCACTGGTGCCATGTGATGGAACGGGAATCATTTGAGGATAAAGAAGTCGCCGCAATTCTGAACCGCAGTTATATTCCGGTTAAGGTGGACCGCGAAGAAAGACCGGATATTGACCAACTGTACATGACCTATTGTCAGGTGATGACCGGAGCAGGGGGCTGGCCGCTGACAGTGCTGATGACGCCGGATAAACAGCCTTTCTTTGCCGGAACTTATTTCCCAAAACACAGCCATTACGGACGTCCTGGTCTCATGGATATTTTGAGTCAGGTAGGTCAGTTGTGGCAGACAGAGAAAGATAAAGTCATCCAAACGGCAGCGGAACTTTACGAAACAGTTACCAGGCATTATCATGGGGATAAAAACGCCACGTCTGCCGTGCCAAAGAACAAGCAGACCCTGCCATTTACAGAGAAAGAAAAAGACAGCGGTGATATAGCGATCTGGGGTAAGACCCTACTGGGCAAAGGATATGAACTGCTGGAAAACAAGTTTGATTCAAAATACGGGGGATTCGGCAGTGCTCCGAAATTCCCGGCTCCCCATAACCTGGGTTTTTTACTGCGGTATTCAATGGAAGAGCCACAGAGCAAAGCACTGGCGATGGTTGAAAAAACATTGGACAGCATGGCTGACGGAGGGATCTTCGATCATATCGGGTTTGGCTTTGCACGCTATAGCACAGACCGTTACTGGCTGGTCCCTCATTTTGAAAAAATGCTTTATGACAACGCCGGTCTGGCGCGTGTCTGTTTAGAAGCTTTTCAGCGGACGAAAAACCAAAAATACCGCCGGGTTGCACAGAATATTTTCCGGTACATTCTGCGCGATATGACTTCTGCGGAAGGAGGCTTTTACAGTGCGGAAGATGCCGACTCTGAAGGGGAGGAGGGCAAATACTATCTTTGGTCCAAAGATGAGATTAGAAAAACACTCCAGGATGGAATTGAATCTCTTCAAAAAGAAAGAGAGCTTAAAAACGGATTTAAACCTCTTTCTAAGCAAAAAGAAGAAGTGGCGGATATCTATTGTGATGCGTATGGCATAACGGATGAAGGTAATTATGAAGGAAAAAATATTCCTTCACGCATCTTTCATGTCGGTGTTGGAGACCTCGCTTCCCGCTATAGTCTGACTGGAGACGAACTGGACGAGATGTTGGACATTTGTAATACCATTCTGTTTTCAGCAAGAGAAAAAAGAGTCCACCCGGCTAAAGATGATAAGATCCTGGTTTCCTGGAATGGTTTGATGATTGGGGCTTTAGCCAAAGGAGTGCAGGTGCTCTCAGGTGATCTCTCTTGGGAAAATGATAAAAAGAGTCTTCTTCTAACCGCAGAAAATGCCGCAGGTTTTATCAGAGACAAGATGTTTGATTCCCGCGGCAGACTGCTCGCCAGGTACAGGGAGGGGGAAGCAGGTATTCCCGGTTATCTCGATGATTATGCTTTTCTAGTCCACGGGTTGCTGGAACTCTATACGGCGTGCGGAAAAACAGAATACCTGGAGCAGGCGATATTTCTTCAGGAAGAGCAGGAAAAACTGTTCCGGGATGAAACGAACGGGGGATATTATTTTACCGGTTGTGATGCTGAGGAACTGCTACTCAGGCCTAAGGAGATCTATGACGGTGCAATGCCTTCCGGGAACTCAATGAGCGCCTGCAATCTAGTGAGGCTGTGGAGACTTACCGGACTGTCAAAATGGCAAGAACGGGCTGAAAAACAAATCAATTCATTCCGGACGACTGTTGAGGACTATCCTCCGGGATACACAGCTTTCCTTCAGGCGATCCAATACGCCTTAAATCAAGGCGAGGAACTGGTATTGTCGGGATCTTCCGCTAATCAAACGCTAGAAAAAATGCAGACCGTCATTTTTAAGGATTTTCATCCATATGCTGCAGTGGCCTACAATGACGGTTCGTTAGGACAGTTAATCCCAAGAATGGATGATTACCCTGTCGGTAGGGACCTATCGGTTTACGTCTGCAGGGATTTTGCTTGCAGGGAGCCTGTAAATACCCCCGAAGAATTAGCAAAAATCCTCTCAGAATAA
- a CDS encoding putative ABC transporter permease, with translation MLKRYLIYGLMGWSLEIIWTGLDSLIHGDFRLMGFTNLWMFFIYGSAAILEPLHDLISGWRWPLRGLVWLTAIWGIEYFSGLFLLKILGVYPWRYTDPLAINGLITLSYAPVWFIGGLLFERVHRKLDAFVILTNRYSER, from the coding sequence ATGCTAAAACGATATTTAATTTACGGGCTGATGGGCTGGAGCCTCGAAATAATCTGGACAGGACTTGATTCTCTTATTCACGGGGATTTTCGGCTAATGGGCTTTACCAACCTTTGGATGTTTTTTATATATGGTTCCGCTGCTATTCTTGAACCTTTACACGATTTAATTTCAGGATGGAGGTGGCCTTTGAGGGGACTCGTTTGGCTCACAGCAATCTGGGGGATAGAATATTTTAGCGGTCTGTTTCTACTTAAAATTCTGGGGGTCTATCCTTGGCGGTATACGGATCCGCTGGCGATAAACGGACTCATTACACTCAGCTATGCCCCGGTATGGTTTATCGGCGGCCTTCTCTTTGAGCGGGTTCACCGTAAACTTGATGCTTTCGTTATACTCACAAACAGATATTCAGAAAGGTAA
- a CDS encoding spore coat protein, protein MQLSQKEKMLLEDLKSHEQMFAQKCSEFANQAQDPQLKQLFQNMAQHEQQHVQKIDQSLSQTSGTSGQLQGMTGQKDSMLCHDMLSTEKYLSGAYNTVIFEIQDTSLRQDLNSIQSEKQRQGEEIFRYMQNKGMYTVH, encoded by the coding sequence ATGCAATTAAGCCAGAAAGAAAAAATGCTTTTGGAAGACCTGAAAAGCCACGAGCAAATGTTTGCTCAAAAATGCAGCGAATTTGCCAATCAAGCTCAAGATCCGCAACTCAAACAACTCTTTCAGAACATGGCGCAGCATGAACAGCAGCATGTCCAAAAAATTGATCAAAGTTTGAGCCAAACTTCCGGAACATCAGGCCAGCTTCAGGGCATGACGGGTCAAAAAGATTCGATGCTTTGCCATGATATGCTCTCAACAGAAAAATATCTCTCTGGGGCCTATAATACAGTAATTTTTGAAATCCAGGATACCTCCCTCCGTCAGGACCTGAATAGTATACAGAGTGAAAAGCAAAGGCAGGGGGAAGAAATCTTCAGGTATATGCAAAATAAAGGAATGTATACGGTTCACTAA
- a CDS encoding protein arginine kinase — translation MTYRELLAKDSFWMKDTPDIPIVLSSRIRLARNIADNPFPHVMSYDDAEKIEAQISSVLDGFTAEGEKLVYIPLKMLIPVEKKVLIEKHLVSPGFNETEYARGLALSESHKIAVMVNEEDHLRIQVLMPGNSLREAWHLAGLVDDYLEAHLDIAYKEKLGYLTTCPTNVGTGLRVSVMVHLPALVLTNQVQQVLGALTSLGLAVRGLYGEGSRPFGNIFQISNQVTLGKSEEDTLAHLDAVTRQLMEREVQMREVVRKESPLIVEDKVWRARGTLENVRILETEEIYSLLSEDRLGIDMGILSRVSAGFVSVLINSMQGCLQYNLNKQLDAYHINAERANFVRGIYHHKMSENVN, via the coding sequence ATGACTTATCGGGAACTGCTTGCCAAAGACAGCTTCTGGATGAAGGATACGCCGGACATTCCGATTGTATTGAGTTCCAGAATCAGATTGGCCAGAAATATCGCGGACAATCCTTTCCCTCACGTCATGTCCTATGATGATGCCGAAAAAATTGAAGCACAGATTTCCAGCGTTCTGGACGGTTTTACCGCTGAAGGGGAAAAGCTTGTTTATATTCCATTGAAAATGCTTATTCCGGTGGAGAAGAAGGTACTGATTGAAAAGCATCTGGTCAGCCCGGGTTTTAACGAGACTGAATATGCACGCGGTCTGGCCTTGTCCGAAAGCCATAAAATTGCAGTCATGGTCAATGAAGAAGATCACCTGAGAATTCAGGTGCTGATGCCGGGGAACAGCCTGAGGGAAGCTTGGCATCTTGCAGGATTGGTCGATGATTATCTGGAAGCGCATCTGGATATTGCTTATAAAGAAAAGCTTGGCTATTTGACGACATGTCCCACCAACGTTGGAACCGGCCTGAGAGTATCCGTAATGGTTCACTTGCCGGCCCTGGTGCTGACCAATCAGGTCCAGCAGGTTCTGGGTGCCCTGACTTCGCTTGGGTTGGCAGTACGCGGCCTGTACGGTGAAGGCTCCAGGCCCTTCGGAAATATCTTTCAGATATCCAACCAGGTTACGTTAGGTAAGAGTGAAGAGGACACCTTGGCACATCTTGATGCGGTGACGCGGCAGCTGATGGAACGGGAAGTCCAGATGCGGGAAGTTGTTCGCAAAGAATCTCCGCTTATCGTCGAAGACAAAGTATGGAGGGCCCGGGGGACTTTGGAAAATGTCAGGATCCTTGAAACGGAAGAGATCTATTCACTTCTATCGGAGGACCGGCTGGGCATTGATATGGGCATTTTGTCTAGAGTTTCTGCAGGTTTCGTGTCTGTCTTGATCAACTCAATGCAGGGATGTCTGCAATATAATCTCAATAAGCAGCTGGATGCTTATCATATTAACGCAGAAAGAGCTAATTTTGTGCGTGGAATCTACCATCACAAAATGAGTGAGAATGTAAATTAA
- a CDS encoding class I SAM-dependent methyltransferase, producing the protein MTPINSKEYWDSRFDVNWETAGGKNQTRFFMKLLLENLPEEVCKYIKDESPFILDWGCALGQGVEEISKRFPNAHVTGLDFSEIAVKKCKADYPSGNFRSEILDPQKDRFNVIISSNCFEHFPNPAEVFAQHLLSTGQYYILLVPYNEKPPICPEHQIILSENSFPSEINGFGRCFLKIIDSQNRGCWCGQQMLMIYKRLSAAQNNLNP; encoded by the coding sequence ATGACGCCTATAAACTCTAAAGAGTATTGGGACAGCCGGTTTGATGTTAATTGGGAAACGGCAGGGGGAAAGAATCAGACAAGATTTTTCATGAAACTGCTGTTGGAGAACCTGCCCGAAGAAGTGTGTAAATACATTAAGGATGAGAGTCCCTTTATCCTGGATTGGGGCTGCGCTCTGGGACAAGGAGTTGAGGAGATTAGCAAAAGATTTCCAAACGCTCATGTGACCGGTCTGGACTTTTCAGAGATTGCTGTCAAAAAATGCAAAGCTGATTACCCATCCGGCAATTTCCGTTCGGAGATCCTCGATCCTCAGAAAGATCGCTTTAATGTTATTATCTCCAGCAACTGTTTTGAGCACTTTCCGAACCCGGCTGAAGTATTTGCTCAACATCTCTTAAGTACCGGCCAATATTATATACTTCTAGTTCCTTATAATGAAAAGCCTCCGATTTGTCCTGAGCATCAGATTATTCTTTCAGAAAACAGTTTTCCCTCAGAAATCAATGGCTTTGGGAGATGCTTTTTGAAAATTATAGATTCCCAAAACAGAGGATGCTGGTGCGGCCAGCAAATGTTAATGATCTATAAAAGGCTTTCAGCCGCACAAAACAATTTAAATCCGTAG
- a CDS encoding glycosyltransferase, producing the protein MITISLCMIVKNEEEHLPNVLNCVKNIVDEIIVVDTGSDDKSKEIACLYQARIYDWDWTDDFAAARNFSFAKASMDYILWLDADDLLKNHDQLALLQLKHVLNPNVDVVLMKYCVNTGVIGDSISTFYRERLVKRSKNFQWREPVHEYLDFNGEILTTDICICHTGIKCNSPRNLSIYEKILAEGKKLNVRNLYYFARELFNCGRFAEAIHYFENLLDGSEDIMLYYLDACIRLAICYAAQNNHDKVLDSLHKSFKYDTPRAEVCCRLGYYYKSREDYKKAIFWFELATKLKKPNQTWSMVEHDCWDFIPYTELCSCYYRVGHPKEALYYNSLALETKPEDTMSLSNKAFLEGVIKGSSSVSADALHESLNLLYPKS; encoded by the coding sequence ATGATTACCATCAGCTTATGTATGATCGTCAAAAATGAAGAAGAACATCTGCCCAATGTCCTTAATTGTGTGAAGAATATTGTAGATGAAATTATCGTGGTGGATACCGGGTCGGACGATAAAAGCAAGGAAATTGCTTGTTTGTACCAGGCTAGAATCTATGACTGGGATTGGACGGACGATTTTGCGGCTGCCAGGAATTTTTCTTTTGCCAAGGCTAGTATGGATTATATCTTGTGGCTGGATGCCGATGATCTCCTGAAAAATCATGACCAGCTTGCCCTGCTGCAATTGAAGCATGTGCTTAATCCCAATGTGGATGTTGTGCTGATGAAGTATTGTGTGAACACCGGGGTAATAGGTGACTCTATTTCAACTTTTTATAGGGAACGCCTGGTTAAGAGGAGCAAGAATTTCCAGTGGCGGGAGCCGGTGCACGAGTACTTGGATTTTAACGGTGAAATTTTAACGACAGATATCTGTATCTGTCATACGGGCATAAAGTGCAATTCGCCAAGGAATTTGAGCATTTATGAAAAAATACTGGCTGAGGGGAAAAAGTTAAATGTCAGAAACCTTTACTATTTTGCGAGAGAACTTTTTAATTGCGGAAGATTTGCCGAGGCCATCCACTATTTTGAGAATCTGTTAGACGGCAGTGAAGATATTATGCTCTATTATCTGGATGCGTGTATCCGGTTGGCTATTTGCTATGCTGCCCAAAACAACCATGACAAAGTGCTGGATTCCTTGCACAAAAGTTTTAAGTACGATACACCGCGGGCTGAAGTTTGCTGCAGGCTTGGTTATTATTATAAGAGCAGAGAAGATTATAAAAAGGCCATTTTTTGGTTTGAACTGGCTACTAAATTGAAAAAACCAAACCAAACATGGAGCATGGTTGAACATGATTGTTGGGACTTTATCCCTTATACGGAGCTTTGTTCGTGCTATTACCGGGTGGGGCATCCCAAAGAAGCCTTATACTACAATAGCTTGGCATTGGAAACCAAGCCGGAAGATACGATGAGCCTGAGTAACAAAGCTTTCCTGGAAGGTGTAATAAAAGGATCATCCTCTGTTTCAGCTGACGCATTGCATGAGTCGCTAAATTTACTGTATCCAAAGAGTTAA
- a CDS encoding glycosyltransferase has translation MKIACFSASPIMKYGLMPGFEKNGEETKIFPMACMGDEMVTLELDGQVTRVPYTEQDKINSYIDKCIARYGPDYVILEGYQGELALGISMACEKYGSGFIYWSIEDPVGFARTLPIAKMADIVFTTALECIREYRNQGIQAHLLMFGCNPEFHRSGVYRPECDLDFAVQASWYNFASRIEGFNILLKPLLGLGHKYRIWGYNWDSDPQARAFLGDNEDHFAGILPNEKLPDLCASARIILGFQCDSSSITQTSMRNYEVLSCGGFYLCQYTKASAYIFREGTHLELARDKEEAVSKVLFYLAHDQERIRVARLGQEYVHRRHSYEVRVSEDVLPYIERRV, from the coding sequence TTGAAAATTGCCTGCTTTTCCGCATCACCGATCATGAAGTATGGGCTGATGCCTGGTTTTGAGAAAAATGGAGAGGAAACAAAAATATTTCCTATGGCCTGTATGGGTGACGAAATGGTGACTCTGGAATTGGACGGACAGGTTACCCGCGTTCCCTATACCGAGCAGGACAAGATTAATAGCTATATTGACAAATGCATAGCCCGATATGGACCGGATTATGTTATCCTGGAAGGCTATCAGGGGGAACTGGCACTTGGCATTTCTATGGCCTGTGAAAAGTATGGCTCCGGGTTTATTTACTGGAGTATTGAAGATCCGGTGGGTTTTGCTAGAACACTGCCTATAGCAAAAATGGCCGATATTGTATTTACGACCGCTTTGGAGTGTATCCGTGAATACCGGAATCAAGGAATTCAGGCCCATCTCCTTATGTTTGGCTGCAATCCTGAATTCCACCGAAGCGGGGTATATAGGCCCGAGTGTGACCTGGATTTTGCTGTGCAGGCTAGTTGGTACAATTTTGCTTCCAGAATAGAGGGCTTTAACATTTTGTTAAAGCCTTTGCTGGGATTAGGTCATAAGTATCGCATTTGGGGATACAATTGGGACAGTGATCCACAGGCCCGCGCTTTTCTAGGAGATAATGAAGACCATTTCGCAGGGATTCTTCCCAATGAGAAGTTGCCGGATCTATGTGCTTCTGCCAGAATCATTCTAGGATTTCAGTGTGATTCCTCCAGTATTACGCAGACCAGTATGCGGAATTATGAGGTGCTTTCTTGCGGGGGATTCTATCTTTGTCAATATACCAAGGCGAGTGCCTATATTTTCCGTGAGGGAACCCACCTTGAACTTGCCAGGGATAAAGAAGAGGCCGTGAGCAAAGTGTTATTTTACTTGGCCCATGACCAGGAACGTATCAGGGTTGCCCGGCTGGGGCAGGAGTATGTGCATAGAAGGCACTCGTATGAGGTCAGGGTTAGTGAGGATGTTCTTCCTTACATTGAACGGAGAGTATAA